Proteins from a genomic interval of Paenibacillus lentus:
- a CDS encoding ABC transporter permease: MYATLCSEKTKFFSFGWCILGVVGAIIVPLLFLLTSDTPKIGREQEILSLCLQALYLGQPGIIVASAGYFGQEYSHAALRTTLLTQPSRLKLLCAKFVNMSIIILVTGIVSSVIGLIVLMFQQDIEWTGSFMIRLLGSISLGILSWIQLAWITSALSIMAKSLIAPVAIMLPLVLGLSHMLFATSQLAKFLPTLATMNLFSLPAVNIYLDKWSGLAVQFSWVVLLLTISAWLFSYRNVR; this comes from the coding sequence ATGTACGCTACGCTCTGTAGTGAGAAGACTAAATTTTTTTCTTTTGGTTGGTGTATTTTAGGTGTAGTTGGAGCTATTATCGTTCCTTTGCTCTTCTTATTAACATCCGATACACCAAAGATAGGGAGAGAGCAGGAGATCCTTTCTCTTTGCTTGCAAGCTCTTTATTTGGGTCAACCAGGAATTATTGTTGCCAGTGCAGGTTATTTTGGACAAGAATATTCGCACGCTGCTCTAAGAACAACACTTCTCACACAACCATCTAGATTAAAACTTTTATGTGCGAAATTTGTTAACATGTCCATAATTATACTAGTTACGGGAATAGTATCAAGTGTAATTGGTTTAATCGTTCTTATGTTTCAACAGGATATCGAATGGACTGGTTCTTTCATGATCCGGTTACTTGGAAGTATTTCTCTTGGGATACTTAGTTGGATTCAATTAGCTTGGATTACCTCTGCCTTATCTATTATGGCAAAATCGCTTATAGCACCTGTCGCTATTATGCTCCCGCTTGTTTTGGGACTTAGCCACATGTTGTTTGCAACTTCTCAGTTGGCAAAATTTTTACCTACTCTGGCTACAATGAATCTTTTTTCTTTACCAGCAGTAAATATCTACTTGGACAAATGGTCGGGACTAGCAGTTCAATTTTCTTGGGTAGTATTATTATTGACTATTTCTGCTTGGTTGTTTTCATATCGTAATGTTCGTTAA
- a CDS encoding ABC transporter permease codes for MKAVSRTIQFELIKICSSRVWWVICALVVVIQPLLALIVAKSYLQIGLDATPETHPELIEALDPLDYLGFEVPTSGLLAMVIFGGIIGASEYKHHILRTTLLCQSSRIKVSSAKVLALLICSTFISFLSIYATISTMHFGLGELGLHPFYLSTIAWQFIGFSALNWILLTTLSFGIGMLFRNAIVPLAFLVPQVYNLGEYLAQRWEWGGYLPVAAGNILVATPTAPYEHDPLKGGIVLLIWVTLALITSFYAFIRSDVGGKY; via the coding sequence ATGAAGGCTGTTTCTAGAACTATACAATTTGAACTGATAAAAATTTGTTCAAGTAGAGTCTGGTGGGTCATTTGTGCTTTAGTTGTAGTTATTCAACCATTACTTGCACTTATCGTAGCAAAAAGCTATCTTCAGATTGGTTTAGACGCGACACCAGAAACTCACCCGGAATTAATAGAGGCGTTAGATCCATTAGACTATCTTGGATTTGAAGTACCGACATCTGGGTTATTAGCGATGGTTATCTTTGGGGGAATTATAGGGGCAAGTGAATATAAACATCATATATTACGTACAACTTTACTATGTCAAAGTAGTCGTATTAAGGTTTCTTCTGCGAAAGTACTCGCACTTTTAATATGTAGTACATTCATATCATTTTTATCCATTTATGCCACAATTTCTACCATGCATTTTGGTTTGGGGGAACTAGGCTTACATCCATTTTATTTAAGTACAATAGCTTGGCAGTTTATTGGTTTTTCAGCGCTGAATTGGATTTTATTAACCACACTTTCTTTTGGGATCGGAATGCTCTTTAGAAATGCTATCGTACCTTTAGCTTTTTTAGTTCCTCAGGTTTACAATCTTGGAGAGTATTTAGCACAAAGGTGGGAATGGGGGGGGTATCTTCCTGTGGCAGCAGGTAATATTCTCGTTGCAACACCAACAGCCCCTTATGAACATGATCCACTAAAAGGCGGTATCGTACTGCTAATATGGGTGACATTAGCTTTAATCACGTCTTTTTACGCTTTTATTCGTAGTGATGTAGGAGGAAAATATTGA
- a CDS encoding histidine kinase, protein MMGSKKGKMKFKFTLSLKFSIVLFVLLSIAVALNGRSYRVSIHVIENDIQDSYYEQLRFFLFQLDNQVNNLAANLLQLEEDSIMQQYINTTAPEDLFDFNMLRSNMYKRIKLQSASSNWPMEISVFLTSKEEVISTRADVVYADLGSIPKLDISKGLWNYEPGQGNRENYFTMVRLAPGYAITARFSDTYIHDMLSKFQQNSNRHTMLYHPSYGFIGNPPSDLGEWKQHLDWDLLQQPGNRIMNFKEHRLLLNHAPVGSLGWVIIDLVPLEKVVLPVKESSQFFILGIIAMLAVGVVITILIYRQIQYPINELVMKLQDIRSGNLSSRLKTKQRDEFQDVFSGFNDMAERIQELIEKVYEEKLRLKEAELKQLQSQINPHFLYNCLFYIMNMAKLGEEERVVAMALNLGEYYRYTTRLENPMTTVREEINFLRNYMNIYCFRKSMSYEVHVSEALMEVSIPRLFIQPLVENAIIHGIEKSDKEGKIRIQGSFITDGFVISVEDSGEGLEPHVLEKLREKMILPLSPETGCGLWNTHQRVVNLYAPSSGLEFDRSSLGGLKVTIRCIIKQQEEQHVKFTDC, encoded by the coding sequence ATGATGGGATCGAAAAAGGGAAAGATGAAATTCAAGTTTACCTTGTCACTAAAGTTTTCGATCGTACTGTTCGTATTATTGAGCATTGCGGTTGCCTTAAACGGGCGCTCTTATAGAGTGAGTATTCATGTTATCGAAAATGATATTCAAGATTCCTATTACGAGCAATTACGCTTCTTCCTGTTTCAGTTAGACAATCAAGTGAATAATTTGGCTGCCAACTTGTTGCAGCTAGAAGAAGACTCCATCATGCAACAATACATTAATACAACAGCACCTGAAGATTTGTTTGATTTCAATATGCTTCGATCCAATATGTATAAAAGAATTAAACTGCAGAGTGCATCATCCAATTGGCCGATGGAAATTAGCGTATTTCTAACATCTAAAGAAGAGGTTATATCGACTCGGGCGGATGTGGTCTATGCAGATCTTGGCTCCATTCCAAAGTTGGATATCAGCAAAGGACTATGGAATTACGAGCCAGGCCAGGGTAATAGAGAGAATTATTTTACTATGGTTCGATTAGCGCCAGGATATGCTATCACTGCCCGTTTTTCTGACACCTATATACATGATATGCTAAGTAAATTTCAGCAAAATTCAAATCGGCATACCATGCTCTATCATCCAAGTTACGGATTCATTGGAAATCCTCCTTCGGATTTAGGGGAATGGAAGCAGCATCTGGATTGGGATCTATTACAACAGCCGGGTAACCGGATAATGAATTTCAAAGAGCATCGCTTGCTCCTAAACCACGCTCCTGTCGGGAGCCTGGGCTGGGTGATAATTGATTTGGTTCCGCTAGAGAAGGTAGTTTTGCCAGTGAAGGAAAGCAGCCAATTTTTTATACTTGGCATTATTGCGATGTTAGCTGTTGGTGTGGTTATTACAATCCTTATTTACAGGCAGATTCAATACCCGATCAATGAGCTAGTTATGAAATTGCAGGATATTCGCTCTGGCAACTTATCCTCCCGCTTGAAAACCAAGCAACGGGATGAGTTTCAGGATGTATTTTCTGGTTTTAACGATATGGCAGAGCGCATTCAAGAGCTGATTGAGAAAGTATATGAGGAGAAACTCAGGCTGAAAGAAGCTGAACTGAAACAGCTGCAGTCGCAAATCAACCCGCATTTTTTGTACAATTGTCTGTTTTATATCATGAATATGGCTAAACTGGGTGAGGAAGAGCGAGTCGTAGCGATGGCATTGAACTTGGGGGAATACTACCGGTACACGACCCGTCTCGAAAATCCGATGACCACGGTTCGGGAGGAGATCAATTTTCTGAGGAATTATATGAACATCTACTGCTTCCGAAAATCTATGAGCTACGAAGTCCATGTATCTGAAGCTCTTATGGAGGTATCCATTCCCAGGTTGTTCATCCAGCCCTTAGTTGAAAACGCTATTATTCATGGTATTGAGAAGAGTGATAAAGAAGGGAAGATCAGAATTCAAGGTTCTTTCATTACAGATGGATTTGTAATCAGTGTCGAAGATTCCGGAGAAGGTCTGGAACCGCATGTGCTTGAGAAGCTTCGTGAAAAAATGATTCTCCCACTATCTCCCGAAACAGGTTGTGGTCTGTGGAATACCCATCAAAGAGTTGTTAACCTGTATGCGCCAAGTTCAGGATTGGAATTTGATCGCTCCAGCCTGGGGGGATTGAAGGTAACTATACGCTGCATTATTAAACAGCAGGAGGAGCAACATGTTAAGTTTACTGATTGTTGA
- a CDS encoding carbohydrate ABC transporter permease — translation MEISRIPDAPEAKQSFGIRLKKGFREYRIAYLFILPTFIFMLLVHVLPMIQGIVMSFLKLNQFTLSQYLKAPFIGLKNYSELLFNESNPVRQGLGYALRNTAIYSVVVTISVMVIGLLVAMLLNRDFPGRGIARAAMLLPWVVPSYVVGVLWGFMWQKEGIINYILVDILHLMAEKPFWLIGQNTIWAIIIPTVWRSWPFIMVVFLAGLQTIPDDLYEAAKIDGAGRLRQFFTITIPMLKPIMAVQLLFQIINNVYSYNIVAMMFGNGSGYPGKWGDLLMTALTRQTFGYWSFGVGAAASFLLMAAMLIIVGVWYRIFRSELRVE, via the coding sequence GTGGAAATATCAAGAATTCCAGATGCGCCGGAAGCCAAACAATCCTTTGGAATTCGGCTCAAAAAGGGTTTCAGGGAATATCGCATTGCGTATTTGTTCATTCTGCCGACTTTCATTTTTATGCTGCTCGTTCATGTCTTACCCATGATCCAAGGGATCGTAATGTCATTTTTGAAGTTAAATCAGTTTACGTTAAGTCAGTATTTAAAAGCTCCGTTTATTGGTTTGAAGAATTACTCGGAGCTGCTATTTAATGAGAGTAATCCTGTCCGTCAAGGCCTGGGATACGCGCTGCGAAATACGGCTATATATAGTGTAGTTGTAACCATTTCCGTGATGGTTATCGGGCTACTGGTAGCGATGCTGTTAAATCGGGATTTCCCCGGAAGGGGGATTGCCAGAGCCGCCATGCTGCTACCGTGGGTTGTTCCCTCCTATGTCGTGGGGGTTCTCTGGGGATTTATGTGGCAGAAAGAAGGGATCATTAACTATATTCTTGTGGACATCCTGCATTTAATGGCTGAAAAGCCATTTTGGCTTATTGGTCAAAATACGATCTGGGCGATCATTATTCCTACGGTATGGAGGAGCTGGCCCTTCATCATGGTTGTCTTTCTGGCTGGACTCCAGACGATTCCCGATGATCTCTATGAGGCGGCGAAGATTGATGGCGCTGGCCGACTGCGGCAGTTCTTTACGATTACCATTCCGATGCTGAAACCGATTATGGCCGTCCAGCTTCTATTCCAGATTATTAACAATGTGTATTCGTACAACATCGTTGCGATGATGTTCGGCAATGGCTCCGGCTACCCTGGAAAGTGGGGGGATTTGCTCATGACAGCCTTGACCAGACAGACCTTCGGATATTGGTCATTCGGGGTTGGCGCAGCGGCATCCTTCCTCTTAATGGCGGCCATGCTGATCATCGTGGGCGTATGGTATCGAATTTTTAGATCGGAGTTGAGAGTGGAATGA
- a CDS encoding sugar ABC transporter substrate-binding protein, whose product MSKKRISLVLLTVIMMMSMILSACGGGESSKNSGNQKSNPTAATDNSSHSATDAPKEDVTLTAWIMPNSPKPDKDFMTVMQPYLDENPNVKLNVTVLDWGSAWTKITTAATSGQGPDILQLGTTWVPAIAAMNGIDDLTERVNELGGQDDYLPASWKTTMIDGNSEVYGVPWFVDARALFYRKDALEKAGLDPATAFKDWDTFKQTLSKLNGIEIEGQKMTAFGVPGKNDWNVPHNIFPWIWAAGGNLVNEDNTKVTFNDKSALEGVMYYTGLANEGLVDKASLEKNSAQIESDFSDGKTAVMVSGAWMIKNFATPEEDGGVGGKASAENYGVTALPAGPAGASTFIGGSHLTIFKGSKHKDAAWDVIKYLSEEEAQLTYSQLSGQLPGKKSVMDSLASDVNYKALIEATNYGMSYPAIPQWGPCETALVKYFGNIWDIVAGVSGTYNEESVQKQLDDAAKEVNAILNQ is encoded by the coding sequence ATGAGCAAAAAACGGATCAGCCTAGTTCTGCTGACGGTAATCATGATGATGAGCATGATCTTGTCGGCTTGCGGGGGCGGAGAAAGCAGTAAGAACTCAGGAAATCAAAAGAGCAACCCAACTGCTGCAACAGATAATAGTAGCCATTCAGCTACAGATGCTCCGAAAGAAGACGTGACTCTGACCGCCTGGATCATGCCGAATAGTCCGAAGCCAGATAAAGATTTCATGACAGTAATGCAGCCTTATTTAGATGAAAATCCAAACGTTAAATTAAATGTAACAGTTCTCGATTGGGGTTCAGCATGGACGAAGATTACAACGGCTGCAACTAGCGGTCAAGGCCCTGACATTCTACAATTGGGCACAACTTGGGTGCCGGCTATTGCGGCAATGAATGGTATTGATGATTTAACGGAGCGTGTTAATGAATTGGGGGGGCAAGACGATTATCTTCCAGCGAGCTGGAAAACAACGATGATTGACGGAAACTCCGAGGTGTACGGTGTACCGTGGTTTGTGGATGCCCGTGCTCTGTTCTATCGTAAGGATGCCCTGGAAAAAGCGGGGTTAGATCCGGCAACAGCGTTTAAGGATTGGGATACCTTTAAGCAAACTTTGAGCAAATTGAACGGGATCGAGATTGAGGGTCAGAAAATGACCGCCTTCGGTGTGCCGGGCAAAAACGATTGGAACGTTCCACACAATATTTTTCCATGGATTTGGGCTGCTGGCGGTAATCTAGTTAATGAAGATAACACTAAGGTAACGTTTAATGATAAAAGCGCTCTGGAGGGCGTTATGTACTACACCGGCCTGGCCAATGAGGGCTTGGTAGATAAGGCATCGCTGGAAAAGAACTCGGCTCAAATCGAGAGCGACTTCTCGGACGGTAAAACTGCAGTCATGGTGAGTGGTGCCTGGATGATCAAGAATTTCGCAACTCCTGAGGAGGACGGGGGCGTAGGCGGGAAAGCATCTGCGGAAAATTACGGTGTAACTGCACTTCCAGCGGGTCCAGCAGGAGCATCTACATTTATTGGTGGTAGCCACTTGACGATCTTTAAGGGATCCAAGCACAAAGACGCTGCTTGGGATGTTATTAAATATTTGTCAGAAGAAGAAGCACAGCTTACTTATTCTCAATTATCCGGCCAGTTGCCTGGCAAGAAATCAGTGATGGATTCGCTAGCATCAGACGTGAATTATAAAGCATTAATTGAGGCTACGAATTACGGGATGTCCTATCCTGCTATTCCTCAATGGGGACCTTGTGAGACAGCCCTTGTAAAATACTTTGGGAATATATGGGATATTGTGGCAGGGGTTTCTGGAACTTACAATGAAGAATCAGTTCAGAAGCAGCTCGATGATGCGGCTAAAGAAGTCAATGCTATCCTGAATCAATAA
- a CDS encoding LytR/AlgR family response regulator transcription factor, which yields MGIKVAICDDEPVMAQAIEDLMLEYAPSLFEIDTFYSPSRLIDLLEDNTYDLFILDIEFPNQSGIEIAEAIRTNNVTCPIIFLTSFKEYMEKVFKVNTFDYILKPVTKDKLYPALTRAIKYLDVDDSKFTFTFNKVFYSLSYREIIYFEKNKRRVLIHTPSGLYETILQTKELVSKVHDHFVQVHTSFIVNVRYVKQISNDAIIVKLNDKQTVEIPMSRKFKDQAREQILMRLRDFIS from the coding sequence ATGGGTATCAAAGTTGCCATTTGTGATGATGAGCCTGTTATGGCACAAGCTATCGAAGACCTCATGTTAGAATACGCCCCCTCGCTATTTGAAATTGATACATTCTACAGTCCATCTCGCTTAATTGATTTACTTGAAGACAATACATACGATTTGTTTATTTTAGATATTGAGTTTCCTAACCAATCGGGAATAGAGATTGCCGAAGCTATTAGAACGAACAATGTTACTTGTCCAATCATCTTTCTTACTAGCTTCAAAGAATATATGGAGAAGGTTTTTAAGGTGAATACGTTCGATTACATATTAAAACCCGTAACCAAAGACAAACTATACCCTGCCTTGACTCGCGCGATTAAGTATTTAGATGTAGATGATTCCAAATTTACGTTTACATTTAATAAGGTTTTCTACAGTCTTTCTTATCGTGAAATTATTTACTTTGAGAAAAATAAAAGAAGAGTGCTGATTCACACTCCCTCTGGCCTCTATGAAACGATTCTTCAAACGAAGGAACTTGTATCCAAAGTTCATGATCATTTTGTGCAGGTTCATACCTCGTTTATTGTTAATGTTAGATATGTAAAACAAATAAGTAATGATGCCATTATCGTTAAATTAAATGATAAGCAGACGGTTGAAATCCCCATGAGTCGTAAATTTAAAGATCAAGCCAGAGAACAAATTTTGATGAGATTAAGGGACTTCATATCATGA
- a CDS encoding response regulator yields the protein MLSLLIVDDEPTIVDTLAFTIHWEQLEIMTVYKAYSAKDALSILSEHAVDIVIADINMPKMNGIELVAQVYQQYRHVKSVLLSGHAEFAYAKQAIKYGVSDYLLKPVSDEDLIAVISRLVQNIKQEWQEVVSQSRVIHTLKESLPILKDKLLNELLMGEMREDSLAYLLDLYELPFHFGDDICFMVIRMEESLLEYNERDFFLMEYAIINIAMEMLGDSHDLWSCKDANGFLVLLVREKSVRDGNGNGDEHKKFESQAMQLQRNIGLYLKRVVSIIVSKWGRFPEDINLLYSHIIEQIRSRLANESGCFLSGQFPEAPIVQQPLYRLYETPTLQHLLESRRWDEYREKLKTVITDMKQAGNLSEEHVREAYTVVISSFYYYAHKHNRLLSNLVGSTAVLDRSVYSVQQLSEWALYMLDKIQRSDQAEQRSSREKMTLKIREYIDGNLSTASLQTIADAIYLHPVYLSRLYKAETGEGISEYIQKQRMLKAIELLKNSSLKIYEISEQMGFKNAAYFSKVFREEYGMTPNEFREQL from the coding sequence ATGTTAAGTTTACTGATTGTTGATGACGAACCGACGATTGTGGATACACTGGCTTTCACGATCCATTGGGAGCAACTCGAAATTATGACAGTGTACAAGGCATATTCTGCAAAAGATGCGTTATCCATTCTCTCGGAGCATGCGGTTGATATAGTAATTGCTGACATCAATATGCCTAAAATGAATGGCATTGAGCTGGTTGCACAGGTCTATCAGCAGTACCGACATGTGAAAAGTGTACTGCTCTCGGGGCATGCCGAATTTGCCTATGCCAAGCAAGCAATCAAATATGGGGTGTCTGATTATTTACTGAAGCCAGTGTCCGACGAGGATCTGATTGCCGTGATAAGCAGGCTTGTACAGAATATTAAGCAGGAATGGCAGGAGGTTGTCTCGCAATCTCGTGTTATTCATACGTTAAAAGAGAGCTTGCCGATTTTGAAGGATAAGCTATTAAATGAGTTGTTAATGGGCGAGATGAGGGAAGACTCCTTAGCATATCTCTTGGATTTGTATGAGCTTCCATTTCATTTTGGAGATGATATTTGTTTTATGGTTATTCGAATGGAGGAAAGCCTGCTGGAATATAATGAGCGGGACTTTTTCCTGATGGAATACGCTATTATAAATATTGCCATGGAGATGCTGGGAGATTCTCATGACTTATGGTCCTGTAAGGATGCTAATGGTTTTCTGGTTTTGCTTGTCCGGGAAAAATCGGTCAGAGATGGTAATGGAAATGGGGATGAACATAAGAAATTCGAATCACAGGCCATGCAGCTTCAACGCAATATCGGATTATATCTGAAGCGGGTCGTTTCTATTATTGTGAGCAAATGGGGGAGGTTTCCTGAAGATATTAACTTGCTGTACAGCCATATTATTGAACAAATCCGCAGTAGGCTGGCAAATGAGTCAGGCTGCTTCCTGTCAGGACAATTTCCCGAGGCGCCTATTGTACAACAGCCATTGTACCGCCTGTACGAAACACCCACATTGCAGCATCTTCTTGAAAGTCGCAGGTGGGATGAATACCGGGAAAAACTAAAGACAGTGATTACAGATATGAAGCAAGCAGGGAACTTGTCGGAGGAGCATGTTCGCGAGGCCTATACGGTAGTGATTAGTTCGTTCTATTATTATGCACATAAACATAATCGGCTGTTAAGCAATCTAGTTGGAAGTACAGCAGTTCTGGATCGATCGGTTTATTCTGTTCAGCAATTGTCGGAGTGGGCGCTTTACATGCTGGATAAAATCCAGCGCAGCGACCAGGCAGAGCAGAGAAGCTCAAGAGAAAAGATGACATTAAAAATAAGAGAATACATAGATGGTAATTTGAGCACTGCATCCCTGCAAACGATAGCAGATGCGATCTACCTTCATCCTGTGTATTTGTCCCGACTATATAAGGCCGAAACGGGGGAAGGAATTAGCGAATATATCCAAAAGCAACGGATGTTGAAGGCAATAGAGCTGTTGAAAAATAGTTCATTGAAGATTTATGAAATTTCCGAGCAAATGGGCTTTAAGAACGCTGCGTACTTCAGTAAAGTATTTCGGGAGGAATATGGCATGACGCCGAATGAATTTCGAGAACAATTATAA
- a CDS encoding ABC transporter ATP-binding protein: MTNTTNNIVISHLCKRYGEKDILKEVSFEAKQGRITAFLGPNGAGKSSTLRILLGLDLCSTGTATFGGRKYVTFDTPLKVVGAAFDGIGGTPSRRVRTHLNIIAQSNSIPFRRVSEVLEKVGLSEKSKARLGTLSLGEGQRLGLAAALLGDPQYLVLDEPTNGLDPTGIRWFRKFIRQQSDMGKTVLLSSHLLSEVEAVADDVVIINHGKIIATGELQHVMKNLESLEDVFFSLTEGGA; the protein is encoded by the coding sequence TTGACGAATACAACAAATAACATTGTGATATCTCACTTATGTAAGCGATATGGAGAAAAAGATATTTTAAAAGAGGTGTCATTTGAAGCAAAGCAGGGGAGAATTACAGCATTTCTTGGACCGAATGGTGCAGGAAAAAGCTCAACACTTCGTATTTTGTTGGGACTTGATCTTTGTTCAACAGGGACGGCAACTTTTGGCGGACGTAAATATGTAACATTTGATACTCCATTGAAAGTGGTAGGAGCAGCATTTGACGGTATTGGTGGTACACCTTCTAGAAGAGTAAGAACCCATCTGAACATCATAGCACAAAGCAATAGCATACCTTTCCGTCGTGTATCCGAGGTATTGGAAAAGGTCGGTTTATCAGAAAAAAGCAAAGCGAGGCTGGGAACTTTATCATTGGGTGAAGGGCAACGGCTTGGACTTGCCGCAGCTCTTTTGGGTGACCCACAATATCTTGTTCTTGATGAACCAACCAATGGACTTGATCCAACAGGAATTCGTTGGTTTAGAAAATTTATACGTCAGCAATCAGACATGGGGAAGACTGTTTTGTTATCATCCCATCTTCTTTCTGAAGTGGAAGCTGTGGCTGACGACGTAGTTATTATTAATCATGGAAAAATAATAGCAACGGGTGAACTTCAGCATGTTATGAAGAATCTGGAATCATTGGAGGATGTGTTCTTTTCTCTTACAGAAGGTGGGGCATAA
- a CDS encoding carbohydrate ABC transporter permease encodes MKKIEYYSLNTLTWVIVAFVVFPIIWMVKVSLHKNGEILQGITSMAIPDPQWLNYKNLWETINFGQYFKNSLLICTSTMFISCFLAVLAGYALARYKFPGSGLFGMSVIGTQMIPGIMFLLPIYLLFLNIKDTFGLPMVDTYWGMILVYSAFYTPMSIWIIRSFFVSIPKELEESARIDGCNRIQAFVRIILPLSIPGIIAMCVYIFLTAWDELMFAWVLTTTPEVQTIPVGIRLFVGQYTNRYDLLMSAATVVTLPVIITFFLSQKYFISGMTAGAVKG; translated from the coding sequence ATGAAAAAAATAGAGTATTATTCACTAAACACACTCACATGGGTGATCGTTGCATTTGTTGTATTCCCTATCATTTGGATGGTTAAGGTATCCCTCCATAAGAATGGTGAAATATTACAGGGAATTACCAGTATGGCGATTCCTGATCCACAATGGCTGAACTATAAGAATCTTTGGGAAACGATCAATTTCGGCCAGTATTTTAAGAACAGCTTGCTTATTTGTACCTCGACGATGTTCATTTCTTGTTTCCTGGCTGTATTGGCTGGATATGCACTTGCCCGATATAAGTTTCCAGGCTCCGGCTTGTTCGGAATGAGCGTCATTGGGACACAAATGATTCCGGGAATCATGTTTCTGTTACCGATTTACTTGTTGTTCTTAAATATCAAGGATACGTTCGGCCTGCCTATGGTGGATACGTATTGGGGAATGATATTGGTCTATTCGGCATTCTACACACCTATGAGTATTTGGATCATTCGAAGCTTCTTTGTTTCGATCCCGAAAGAGTTGGAGGAATCCGCCAGAATTGACGGTTGTAATCGAATTCAGGCTTTTGTCCGGATCATTTTGCCCCTTTCTATACCTGGTATTATTGCCATGTGTGTTTATATTTTCTTAACGGCGTGGGATGAGCTGATGTTTGCTTGGGTTCTGACAACGACTCCGGAGGTTCAAACGATTCCTGTAGGCATCAGGCTATTTGTTGGACAATATACCAACCGTTATGATCTGTTAATGTCTGCAGCGACTGTTGTTACATTGCCTGTTATTATTACATTCTTTTTGTCTCAGAAATATTTTATCAGTGGTATGACTGCTGGTGCAGTGAAAGGGTAG
- the bglS gene encoding beta-glucanase — protein MTLCSSLFFVASLTMAAKGATVFWEPMTYYNSQSWHKADGYSNGNMFNCTWRANNATFTNDGKLRLALTSPSHNKFDCAEYRTNFNTGYGLYEVSMKPAKGVGTVSSFFTYTGPTDGTPWDEIDIEFLGKDTTKVQFNYYTNGVGGNEKIIDLGFDASQSYHTYAFDWQPDSITWYVDGVAKHKATRNIPKTPGKIMMNLWNGTGVDDWLGPYNGANPLYAYYDWVKYTSN, from the coding sequence ATTACGCTTTGTTCTTCATTGTTTTTCGTTGCCTCGTTGACGATGGCTGCGAAGGGTGCCACAGTGTTCTGGGAACCGATGACGTATTATAATTCCCAAAGCTGGCATAAGGCGGACGGATATTCGAACGGCAACATGTTCAACTGTACCTGGCGGGCTAACAATGCGACATTTACAAATGACGGAAAATTGCGCCTTGCACTTACAAGTCCTTCCCATAATAAATTTGACTGTGCGGAATACCGTACCAATTTCAATACTGGATATGGACTATACGAGGTGAGTATGAAACCTGCGAAAGGTGTGGGTACCGTATCATCCTTCTTTACGTATACGGGGCCTACGGACGGGACACCGTGGGATGAAATTGATATTGAGTTTTTAGGTAAGGATACGACCAAAGTACAATTCAATTATTACACTAATGGTGTTGGAGGAAACGAGAAGATCATTGATTTGGGCTTCGACGCATCTCAAAGCTATCACACTTACGCCTTCGATTGGCAGCCTGACTCGATAACCTGGTACGTTGACGGTGTTGCAAAACATAAGGCAACTAGAAATATTCCAAAAACACCGGGTAAAATTATGATGAATTTGTGGAATGGTACCGGCGTAGATGATTGGCTCGGGCCATATAACGGAGCTAATCCATTGTATGCATACTATGATTGGGTTAAATATACAAGTAACTAA